One Natrinema marinum genomic window carries:
- a CDS encoding sodium:calcium antiporter, protein MVGPSSLVALIAVFVVGVVLVIWCVEVFIEAVAQSAVSLGISGFFLAVVLAGVDLENAVLGVTAAVVDLPGLALGTVFGESLFVLTVAVGLAGLLVPFRMDVPRAYLLVLVLAPVPAFALSIGGTIDLLEGMALVALFVPLLAYIFWRERRSETTYLLAEEVQEVVDLEAERGADPTAEATDGGDRASRATRESNLDIDLDLDEFVPSLEDRSGYVSLLVAVLAAVGMTIGSGLTVYSAEGIFVAFGITGLAFGATVLSFIASLEELALTVEPVRQGRPELAVGNVVGSTVFYMTANVGLIALLHPVATGGDVLTLHWPFFAGSLLVVTILLERGRVTRVGSGVLIGCYVAYWIANYL, encoded by the coding sequence ATGGTCGGCCCGAGTTCGCTGGTGGCCCTGATCGCCGTGTTTGTCGTCGGCGTCGTGCTGGTCATCTGGTGCGTCGAAGTCTTCATCGAGGCGGTCGCCCAGAGCGCCGTCTCGCTCGGGATCTCGGGCTTTTTCCTCGCTGTCGTACTGGCCGGCGTCGACCTCGAGAACGCCGTGCTCGGGGTGACCGCGGCGGTGGTCGACCTGCCCGGGCTGGCGCTCGGGACCGTCTTCGGCGAGTCGCTGTTCGTCCTCACCGTCGCGGTCGGGCTGGCGGGGCTCTTGGTACCGTTTCGGATGGACGTGCCGCGTGCGTACCTGCTCGTGCTCGTACTCGCGCCCGTCCCGGCGTTCGCGCTGTCGATCGGTGGGACGATCGACCTCCTCGAGGGCATGGCTCTCGTCGCCCTGTTCGTTCCGCTGCTGGCCTACATCTTCTGGCGCGAGCGCCGCTCCGAGACGACGTACCTGCTCGCCGAGGAAGTGCAGGAAGTGGTCGACCTCGAGGCGGAACGGGGCGCGGATCCGACCGCGGAGGCGACCGACGGCGGCGACAGGGCGAGCCGAGCGACACGGGAGAGCAATCTAGATATCGACCTCGACCTCGACGAGTTCGTCCCCTCGCTCGAGGACCGAAGCGGATACGTCTCCCTACTGGTAGCCGTGCTCGCGGCGGTCGGGATGACGATCGGCTCGGGGCTGACGGTGTACAGCGCCGAGGGCATCTTCGTGGCGTTTGGCATCACGGGGTTGGCCTTCGGCGCGACGGTGTTGAGCTTCATCGCCTCGCTCGAGGAACTCGCGCTCACGGTCGAGCCCGTTCGTCAGGGACGGCCGGAACTCGCCGTAGGGAACGTCGTTGGCAGCACGGTCTTCTACATGACGGCCAACGTCGGCCTCATCGCACTGCTCCACCCCGTCGCCACCGGCGGCGACGTGCTGACACTTCACTGGCCGTTCTTCGCCGGTAGTCTTCTCGTGGTGACGATCCTACTCGAGCGTGGCCGCGTCACTCGCGTCGGCAGCGGCGTGTTGATCGGTTGCTACGTCGCCTACTGGATCGCGAACTACCTCTGA